Within the Panulirus ornatus isolate Po-2019 chromosome 35, ASM3632096v1, whole genome shotgun sequence genome, the region GGCTCTCACTGGGATTAGTGGCCATAGCCACTGCTGCCAGGCGGCGCCCTCTCCCGTGCCCTTGCCCTGTGCAATCAATACCCTGTATTCAGCCCCTCCTACTGGCTCGGTCCACACATATACTGCGGCCCCAGCACTGTAGGGAAGCGCCTGAGTCGCGAGCCACCGTACGTAGCCCACTCCCAGTCGAcattggggcctggatgcggcCCGCGGTTCACACGACACACTATTGAGTAACACCCTTGTCCTTAAGGAGCAAGTCGGAGCTCATAGTGGGCTGGTGGGCATAGTTGCGGATCTGATGGAGCGATATGAGCTGGTTGGGGAATTGATTGGGCTTGACGTCCATGGAGGGCATTTGTGTGTGCGTCTTGGGGAAGCTGATAGGGTCATATGGGAAGTAGCGCTGCGAAGATGACGCCGCCATGGACAACTGTGTCCCACCGCTAATGGGCAGCATACTGGTCTGGATCGGCGTGAATGCCGACGACGTCTTTGTGGCAATGGCGTCGTAGGACATGTTGGAAGCAGGCATGTGGGCAGGAGTGTGACGCAGCTCTTCGGCACGTTGGTCGATGTGCTCTCGGGAGGCTAAATGACGCGTTGGGTCAAGTGAGTTTTGGAGGCAAGTTTCTGACATGCGACCATCCATGGAGTCCAGGGCAGTGGTGTCTGGTTTAGGCCAGTAAGGGTTATCCTGCCGAAGTCCATGACCTGAGAGTGAAGGCCGCTTGTCAGGTCTTTCAGCGTGCTTCTGCATGTGCTTTTGCAGATACGTCTCCTGGGTGTAGCTTTTGCCGCAGTACTGACAGATGTGAGTCTTGAGGTGCTTGCTCTCCTTGTGTTTGGGAATGTGCTCCAAGAGTGAGGCTTCATCCGCGAAGCACTTGTAGCACGAGTTACATTTATAAGGTTTATCCGTTTGATGGCAGCGAGAGTGACTCTGAAGATTGGACAGTTGGCTGAAGGCCTTATTGCACCCCGGGTGGCGGCACTTGTAAGGTTTGTCACCCGTGTGAGTGCGGATATGCTGCTGTAGATGGGAGAGCTGCGTGAACTTTCGTTGGCAGATTTCACAACGGTAAGGTTTGATGCCCAGGTGAATCCGCGTATGCTGGGACAAGTATGAGGAATTGGCAAAGGCTTTGGAACACTGTGAGCACTTGTAGGGCTTGGCTTCccgcatgtgtatttgggtgtgcAACTGCAGGTCGGCCTTACTCCCGAAGatctgaggaaaagaaaaaaagaagactgtTAGAAACTATTCAGTATTTACTACTTCCCACACTAGGTACATACCCACGGTACATTCCATCCATCCCATGTACATTGTAATGGtataaataattttatatatatatatatatatatatatatatatatatatatatatatatatatatatacacacatatataaatcctTTTTGATTAACACCAGGATCTCTCTTACAGGGCTTCTGCAAGTTTTAAGTCTGTGCTTCAACTAGTATTGGGACAAGTGGACTTTGTTTCgtctactgacgatgatacagcctcaacaaaggttagttttttcaatatatatatatatatatatattgtctacagTATGTGTGAAAACATAGACGATATGAATGTAACATACACATGAAAACACAGactatatgaatataatatacacatattttgTAAGTAGATAAACATTTACATAGGTAGATACGGAAACTATAAGTACTCGGGGTTTATGCTTCTCTTTTTAGGCCAAGTTGAATGCCTGAGCATTACCTGGCATAGAAGAAAACCACAGTAGACACCCCAATGAGGTTTACTCCCATACAGAAACATTCTGTATCGTTGTAGAACACTACGACCGCACCTCGCAGATAACCCAGCCCCCGAGACAATGAGTCCCGTCGGGCAAAGGAATCTCGGAATACATTTTAAAACAACAGTTCGTAATTTGTCCCTTAAGGAGTGTGCCATTACTGCCCCTGTTTACAAATTAAAAATACCCTAATATTTACCTAAAGAATGGCTCCATAAACGCTAAGCGGCTGCTTGGTGATGTTATGACTGTAATTACGTACAATGAAACCATTTATATGCTGAACGACGGGCCCCAGCCGCCGTGTGGAACATGCCGAGGTTACACACACTCCGTCCTCAGGGAGAGCCCCGTCCATTactgggatgggggaggaggggagtaaaGGGTCACCTCTTGCCACCAAGCCCGCCGCTACCAATTAAACAGGGTGTATCGTTTTGAGGTTTGGTTATGATTTTTGGCCAGACAAACGCCACATATTAGGAGAGGATCACGGTAGGGTTGAACCCCCGGGAAaccatgagtacacacacacacacacacctatctaaTCTATCAGtcaatctatccatatatatatatatatatatatatatatatatatatatatattacagcatcCTCTACAGATTATAAACGCTAAAATGTCCTctctaaatattctttttttttcatcacacagGAAGAATTTACCACGGACCTTATTGCTGGGATGTCATTGCCGTAGAGAAACTGCAAGcgccttctgttgtctgtttgACAGTCGCAAGATAACTAGTGAACACTCAAGTCAAGGACTAAAATTAGTTTCGTTTACCAAATATGAGACTGCTTATGTAGCTTGTCGGTTTTTgactagcaatatatatatatatatatatatatatatatatatatatataatccctggggatggggacttgatgggagcggagggctggaaatcctcccgtcctgtttttgattttccaaagaaaagggaacagagaaggagaccaagtgaggatattccctctaaggctcagtcctctgttcttaacgctacctcgctaacgcgggaaatggcaaatatatatacatataaccattGAACACTCAAGGAATGCTACTGTTTTCGTTTACCAATTGTCAGTCGTATCGGCAGGCATGAATTAACTGCGCTCTAACATCGAATGTCTTCTCATGTGATTTAGCGGTGATGTTTTACTATGGTGTTGTAACATAATAAAGTGTTTGTTGATTTCATTGATTCCCGTTGATGGAAAACAGGTAATTAAGCCTGTGAAAAGTGATATATGCGCATTTAACCACTGGAATTTctctccagtggtgattgtgcatatatatcttCACggtggttttgtatatatatatatatatatatatatacttccaaactcggtcaccaacttctgcagtttctcacttgaatgagccagtggctcacttcccaggacatctcatccccaacagactacatactcgtccctctctccaaaaccctttcatttacctccctaaccaccccaaccataaacaaattaaccataggatatcacacacccctgccgcaaaccccacattactgggaaccaacactcctctcttcctactcgtacacgccttacatccctggtaaaaacttttcactgcttctagcaacttgcctcccacaccatgtactcttaaggccttccagaaagcatctctgtcaaccttaaaataagccttctccagatccagatctgtttttcgaagtatttttcacacagtcTTCAGTAATGTGACGAGTTTGGAAACGCgtgaaaggagcaagttgagagtaaatgtgaataaaagtgttTTAAGGtcagtaggtttgaggggcaagttaattgggatgcaagtttgaatggagaaaaattggagtaagtgaagagatttagatatctggaagtagacgTGCCAGAGAATGGAACAATGTAAGTAAAAGGGAAtcgcaggatgggggaggggggcgaagcttctgagagcgttgaagaaatgtgtgaaaggagaacgttTCTCGTTACCTCGCAGAACAAAAGTGAGTatgtgttgaaggaatagtgccaccaatactatatggttgcgaggcaatgTTTATAGATACAGGatgagggtggacgtgttgtaaatgaaatgttttgaagacagtatgtagtgtttgaggtttgatctagtaattaatgaaagggtaagagagaggtgtggaagtaaATTTTGAttaagagatcagaagagggtaggaaattggtttggacatatggagagactgagtgaaaggtaaacaaagagaaacaaggagaccaagttggaggtggaaggatggggtgaaaaagattttgagcgatcggggcctgaacatgcaggagggtcactGAGAGTCGTGCAAgttatagaatgaattggaacggggAAATTCGCCTTTGATTCGTAcgaatatacttaatcacaacAGTGAactagtgccagaaaacagacgaagattggctcatccactcatacacccacaaatgccatatatatatatatatatatatatatatatatatatatatatatatatatatataatatatatatatatatatatatatatatatatatatatatatatatatatatataatggaggaaTCTTCCCACTTATCCCCTGCATGTTACAGAAGGAGActagaagaggggggggggggggatgcctgGTAATCCTCCCCCTCCCGATTTTTACTCTTTCAAAATAGGAATAGAacggtgccaagtgaggatattcttaaGGTTCAATCCTCGACttgaggctacctcgctaacgcgggaaatggccaatatgtATGACAAGAATATGTATCCTTGGGGATGCAATAACGAATACTTtagtattccctgcttgtcgtagaaggcgacaaacgGTAGGTATCATGGATGTTTTGAAATCCTCCCATGTTTTTACTATTcccaaagaatgaacagagaaagggCAAAGAGAATATAAGgtctcttaacgctacctcgctaacgcgggaaatgcaatatatatatatatatatatatatatataaaaaaaggcgGTATTGGACTCTACTCGcccacattttatatataaaataccaGCCAGGTTTTTGAAGGAACAGACCTATTTGAGGTCATTTCGATACTACAAGAAGTACCACAGATGTGGAAAGCAAGAGAAACTGAATTGATCCTGGTAACGTTGACAACTATTAGTAATGCAGTTatggaatatgtacatatataaagtgAGGTCACAttggtggttatatatatatacaaagttccaAGCAATCAATATAGAAATCGAAATGTTCATAATATTTATACAGTATTCGAATTTTTTCCTTTAAACGCATAGGTTTAATTTTGTGCAATCAAAAGTTGGCAATTACCAAAGAATTTTGTATTTTTTGGCACTTTTGCTATTaataaattaatgaaaaaaatttatgCTTTGTTATTCTCATGTAGTAGTAACCTGGATatcaaaaaaatttgaaatttgCACATATGTAGCATAAATACCAAAAAGTACAGCGCTtccttttcattcatatatatgaaaGTGGTCATACTTCAGTAGAACattgtggagacaatccaccccAGCAGGTGCTAGTACTTAGTTATTTAAACGCCAACATATACTACAGCGGTGCAGCACCAATCAGTTAAGACCAACTAATGTCCGCTTTGACTGACAACCATTGAAAAGCAGAAaaattacatatacacaaatggaAAGTTGCATtcaggaaagacacacacacacacacatatatataaaggcttCACTTGCTATGTAATAGCGCAGTATTTCACCAATTATGCACACAATACATAGCAAGTGAAGTCTGTTACCAAGTATGTTTGGAGATGGGTCTGTCTCGTCAGAGGAGTCGACATTTCGCTGCAACAGGAAGCACCACAGCATTGGAAACCTTGAGACATTACAATGGTCCTGGATATCGCGAGGACTCGCACAtacattggtatgtatatatatatatatatatatatatatataggaaaggatcacaatagacCTCGTGACTagatatattcctacgagtccacggcgaaatgaaacttggaaacttgtgtttcatttccacgtggactcgtaggaatattatatatatatatatatatatatatatatatatatatatatatatatatataaagcattccATGCAAGGAATGAAGATAAAATCTTTAATACAGGGACAGAACTAAGTAGCAGTATCTGTAGTCGGTTTCACTATGTACAGTCTCACCTTGCCAACTACCAAACACTACTGCTCACAGTTGTACTTTGGGCTGTGTGTTGTTTTctatacacataaaaaaaaaaaatccttggttACTATTATTCTCTTCTTTTGTAGTTCGTGTCCGGGATTTTTAAAAAGCTGTGAatttacatatatacgcacatggAAGTGGCGCTTtctcattcatatgcactttgttcgtatatatgtgtgtgtatacatatatatacacatacatcctTATCCGTCTACTCGTAGCCATTGCCACCAGCTCCACTaacctctccacacgctcctgaagaCGATTTGATGAATTCAAATCGTAACGGCGAGTCAACCCTTGGAGGTATCTTACACAACCTCCCCTGCCATGTAAAAAGATATATTAGAACGATTGAATAACTTTGAAAGAATCTGATAAAAACCAGTTTCTTTacgtttttaagaatatatatagtaAAGCGCTCGAAtattcgtgtttcaatttccctgtGGCTACAAGcatatgtagatgtgtgtgtgtgtgtgtgtgtgtgtgtgtgtgtgtatgtgtatgtgtgtgtatgtgtgtgtgagtatgtgtgtgtgtagtatgtgtgagtatgtgtgtgtatgcgtatgtgtgtgtgtgtgtgtatgtgtgtatgagtgtgtgtgtgtgtgtgtaagtgtgtgtgtaagtgtgtgtgtgtgtgtgtgtgtgtgtgtgtgtgtgtgtgtgtgtatgcaagcgtgtgtgtgtgtgtgtgtgtgtgtgtgtgtatgcaagcgtgtgtgtgtgtgtgtgtgtgtgtgtgtatgcgtgtgtgtgtgtatgcgtgtgtgtgtgtatgcgtgtgtgtgtgtgtatgcgtgtgtgtgtgtatgcgtgtgtgtgtgtgtgtgtgtgtgtgtgtgtgtgtgtgtgtgtgtgtgtgtgtgtgtgtgtgcgtgtgtgtgtgtgcgtgcgtgtgtgtgtgtgtgtgtgcgtgtgcgtgtgtgtgtgtgtgtgcgtgtgcgtgtgtgtgtgtgtgtgcgtgtgtgtgtgtgtgtgtgtgtgtgtgcgtgtgtgtgtgtgtgtattcgtgtgtgtgtgtgtattcgtgtgtgtgtgtgtgtatgtgtgtgtgtgtgtgtgtattagtgtgtatgagtgtgtgtgtgtgtgtgtgtgtgtgtgtgtttgcgtgtgtatgcgtgtgtgtgtgtgtgtgtgtgtgtgtgtgtgtgtgtgtgtgtgtgtgtgtgtatgtgtgtgtgtatgtgtgtgcgtgtgtttgtgtatgtgtgtgcgtgtgtgtgtgtgtgtgtgtgtgtgtgtgtgtgtgcaaatgtgtgtgtgtgtgtgtgtgtgtatgtatgctagcgtgtgtgtgtgtgtgtgcgtgtgtatgcgtatgtgtgtatgcgtatgtgtgtatgcgtgtgtgtgtgtgtgtgtgtgtgtgtgtgtgtgtgtgtgtgtaagtgtgtgtgtgtgtgtgcaagtgtgtgtgtgtgtgtgtgtgtgtgtatgcgtgtgtatgcgtgtgtgtgcgtgtatattcgtgtgtgtgtgtgtgtgtgtgtgtgtgtgtgtgtgtgtatgtgtgtgtgtgtgtgtgtgtgtgtgtgtgtgtgtatgcgtcagtgtgtgtatgcgtgcgtgtgtgtatgtgtgtatgtgtgtatgtgtgtgtgtgtgtgtgtgtgtgtgtgtgtgtgtatgcgtgtgtgtgtgcgtgtatgagtatgcgtatgtgtgtatgcgtgtgtgtctgtgtaagtgtgcgtgtgtgtgtgtgtaattgtgtgtgtgtgtgtgtgtgtgtgtgtgtgtgtgtgtgtgtgtgtgtgtgtgtgtgtgtgtaggtaacaaAACAACAAGGGATTCAGAAATATGCTGGTAGTTACAAGGATAATGAAGAACAGAAAGTTCCAAGCGAtttcgtgataattcacatcATCACGGTATgagaaaattcctggaaatgTGGATTATCACGAAAAACGTCGAATTTTTGCGATATTTTCTTTAtgactaccatatatatatatatatatatatatatatatatatatatatatatatatatatatatatatatatatatatattactaaatacTTAATGTGCATTTAAGTCTACACCAAAAACTTTCAAGCAAATGTGTTTCATGTGGGGTTGGATCGTGTTAACAGTGTTCCCAACTGGCACCATTTAGTTGCCTAGCTGGCTAGAGCCGGGCCTACGCGCAGTatctcctcccatcctctcccattAGATAATAAAAAACCGTTAGGGAGCCGCCGACAGATCCATATCCGTCGCGGTTCCTCAAGGGTTAAACCTACCTTACCCACAACGCCAGCCGGCcggacgcccgcccgcccgcccgcccgcagcccagaaaactcactctctctcaagCCGCCCACCCTGCCCATCCCCAGTCCTTTTATTCCTGTAGCCTACCCTACACTCTCGGGGTCCTTCACCCGGCCTGTTTGGGTTGTCCGCCGCTTGCTTGGATCTCATCCCATCAACGCAAGTCTATATAGTTCCCGTATGACATGTCCTTTCCCTTTAGAATCTGTTCTAAAACAACATCCTTTTACGAAAGCATTAATATGTATGCTCATaaacagcctatatatatatggtaagaaaCGATACACCTGAACTTATTAGAAAGTGGGAGCAATCACCTACGAAAAGAAAACCATTTTAAAAAGGGGTCACCTTAAAAATCTTTACGAAGGCGATACAATCAGAATAACTCTAGTTGAAAAATGTGTTCGTGAACCCACGTGGTCAACCCCATAATGTGTGCAGCTCTTTCCCCCCCGGTCACATCAAGAGACCCCCAGTGTAAATAAAGACCCCAATCGACTTAGGCCGACCTTTAAATGCCATCGGGATAAAGACACTTAAGGTACTATAGCCTAGGGGTTAGGGCGACAGACGGCAGCCACGAAGGTTACGCctctttaatggaaaaaaaaaatatatatatatctatataactcCCATGGCAGCCTCTAAAAGGTTGCCAAATGGGCATCACTCGTTTTTTTTCCAACATTTTGCTTCCAGTAAAAATTACATCCTGCACCACACCATATCACACAGAGGAAACTCGTAGTAAAAGTAAGTGTACGACGTACGGAGGAGCAAGACGGAGAGATAATGGGGACtgatggggggatggggatgggacaGCTGTTAGGGCGGGGAAGATGTGTTGACGTACCTGTCCATCGAACCTCGACgatttctcacataaattattGGCTAAAAAGACTGCAACAATGGTTCATGCCGCACATAAAGAAGAAATGTACAAAAGCAGCCAAGCCCTGCCCGCCGCCCCACCCCCGGGAATCAAAGAGGCTCAAGCGTATTATTACTCAGGGAAGCGTGGAGGAGGTATATCCCCCTCCGTGCCATCCACAGCGTATTGCAAATTAATTCGTCGCCAGTTTGATTCCTCACTGTCAAGTACAAAACATCAAAGGGGAATAAGAATATAAAATCGGACGAGTACAAACAACAAATCATCTACATTAACATGACCAATGTACATTATTTCAAAATCATAGGTAAAGAAAAAACGATACGTAACGAaaagcgagagagaaaaaaaaaaaagactaacttAAAGCAACGGTTGCTCATATGACCAATCTGAtgccccctccccagccctattacctcccctctccccacacacacacacacacacacacacacatactggaggATCTCCGGGAATTAAAGGGGCAGCCGGCGTGCAATAAGGCGGATTGATTAGGACTGAAAAGCAGCTTAGGGGCCGCCAGTTGCTTCAATGGCGTTGAATATGTGTGGACGGAGGGTGGCGCGGTCTGTTCGGCCTCCGCTGCCTGGCGGTGATgggacctccctccctggctatccttaagtgttcgctgatgatttctTGCTACcgtgcatctctctctcaccacggGCCACTATATACAGCTGGTACGGGGTGTTAAATAGCATCGGTCTGTATATGTCGAGCGCAATGACCCTACACAATCACCAACCAACACATGAACTACATATTCGTAACCCTTGTTCAAAACTCACTTTCTTTAGCAGCTGAATTATATGATTGTAGGGACGTTCAGCCTTCTCTTACCTTTAATTCCGTCAAGCGTTAATTATCAGTAGTATCATTATTCTTATGCGTTAGTTCGTGAGTAAGCTGCTACAccattcccgccaccgtcacctccataTCATCAAGAAAACCCACGTCCCCTAGTAGCAGTTCGACACTATAACCGCATCGAACCCACACGAGCTTGCACAGTACGCTACAAAAACAGCGTATCCAAACTACTGTGAAGATTAATGATGACTGTATATATCACCAGGGTCTATTCAACTCTCCATTACCTCCTCACCCAAAGCGTAGATACTGTTTACAATCGCCTTCATCACACCGCTAATACGTACGTTTAGTTTCAACCTCTGGCAGCAGCTAATTCAATTAACCGTTATTTATATTCACTGGCATTATTAACACCACGTAGATTGAAGCCGAACACCCAGACTAGGACACTCAAGAACAAATAAATGCTTAAACCTGGATAAAAAAGAACAGAACCGATAACATATGGTTCTTAATAACTGTTTATACTGGTGGGATATGAGCAACAGAACATTTTCCTCCTACTCGTCAAGCGTAACAATCAATAAATAGAAAACGCTTCAACTTTAAATATTATCTACATTTTCACGCCATAACCAGAAAACGTTTGTCCGTAGGCCACTGGTATACTACATACAAACcaacgaaaaaacaaaaaaaaaacccaaaaaaccggCTGAACTGCTATAATTTAGCCGTTTTCATTTTCACGACATAATCAGAAAACGTTTATCCTTAGTCCACTGGTATACTAAAAGAAAACGGCGGAACTATAGCAGTCTTCCTCCcactttcacccccttccttccACACTCCCTACACGCTCAAAAATTCccagatggattttttttttggggggggaaggaaaaaaaatgttataacAGAATGGTGGAAAAGAGAAGGTTCCCATGGAATGATTTGTCCCTGGAAAGCAGAGGGTGACACGATGAGGACTCGCGGaatggatggggggagggtgaggtgagggggttgggggttgtgtcTGGAATAGGGTTGGTACGGAGGGTGTAAGATACAGGGAGGAGGTGACGGTGTAGTGGGGAGGACAAGGTGCTGCAAATAGGGCACTACCACTAGGAAGGGCAGGGTGTAGCACAGAGGACACGGGGAAGGACAGGGTGTAGCACAGAGGACACGGGGGCGGGTAGGGGGTAGCACAGAGGACACTAGGAAGGGTTGGGTGTAGCATAGGGGACACGGGGAAGGGTAGGGTGTAGCACAGAGGACACTAGGAAGGGCAGGGTGTAGCACAGAGGAAACGgggaagggtagggtagggtgtaGCACAGAGGACACTAGGAAGGGTTGGGTGTAGCATAGGGGACACGGGGAAGGGTAGGGTGTAATACAGAGGACACAGGGACGGGCAGGGTGCAGCTCAGAGAACACTGGGAAGGGCCGTCAGGGTGTAATACAGAGGACACAGGGAAGGACTGGGTGCAGCACAGAGGACACGGGGAGGGCAGGGTGTAGCACAGTGGACCACGGGTATAGAGAGGGGCGTCAATGGGTAACTGGAGCCCGCTTGCTAGATGCTCATTGTGACGCGGTGACCACGCCAGCCAAAGACAGGGGTGGGCGAGACTGTCCTGCGGGAGCCTCCCTCCCGGAGCTGAGGCGGGCTTGgggcggaaggagagagagagagagagagagagtaacgctCACCGCAAGAAACGAGAGACTGAAGGAAGCAACTCTACGCCCAAGGATAGGCGAGGCGGGGAGGAAGTAGGGAAAGGAGTGAATGGCGTATCGGACCcacagggatggatggaggggagggggactgaAGAGGAAGGTGGTGGACGCGTTGGGATAATCCCACCGGATGAATGGCCATCACTGACACACAGGTGGATGTGATCGTCGTTACGAGGCTGACGCTGGGGCTTGAAGCTCACTTTTaagggggaggaaaagagggaaggACAAGGGAGGCGCGCGTGGTACCTCCCTAAGGGGCTTCGTGatgctggatgatgatgaggaggaggaggatgtccaAAAGAGTCTCTCCTGTGGCGTTGTGAtgcttggggggagagagagagagaaaggaggaggtaaATTCGAAGGAGGGTAAGACTCCTGTCTGAGGACTGTGGGTTAGGCTggaaggaagaaggggggggggggagggggaggaccacAGCGAGGAGATATCCTTTGCACATTTCGACAAGCTAGTGCCTTTTGCTCTCGCTCGGCCGCGCGAAGAAAATTCCGCATCGTCGCTGATTTCTCAAATGTTATCTAtctcaggagtgagggagggaggggtcgtggTCGGGTGGGGAGACGCTGTGAGACACGAGCCTCACTCAGATAGAAAAGGAAACCCGCGCCATCCGGAGATGCTATCTCCCTCACCCCATTGAAAAACTATTTAACAAGCTGTTATCATATTTAAAAATCCGGATTTCAAGAGCGCCCCGTGACAAATGtacatttataaaagaaaataattaccgGCCAGAAATAATTTCGATCGAAATTTAGATTTCgcctgtgattatatatatatgaatattgaatTAGCGATGCCCGGTGTATAATTATGATTTCAGCGATACTGGCGGGAGTATTAGTGATACAAAGCGACAATGACAATGGCCAAGATAAAAGGGGGACAAGATGGCTGGAATGATAGAGGTGCTTGGATGAGGAGGCGAGTTGCAAGTCCCTCCCTACCACATCGCTTCCCTAGCCTTCAAGGTGCACTCGTCGTGTACCCAAGGCTGAGGTGCTCCAGTATGGCCGTTCTGGCTATCGTCCGCGAGCGCAAGTGGGTGACTTTCCTCGAAGACTGTTCAGAGGTGGAGGCGACTGACTGTTTGGGTAGACATGTGTGAGAAGCGAAGCTCACGTTAGGCACGGATCTCTGACGAGGATGGCACGGAAGTTCATAGTCACTCAGGGAAACATTAATGGGATGATAGGGAGGGGATGGTATGTTAGTACAGCACGGAAGCCAGGAAGAGTAATGAAACAGTGATGAAAGGGAGAGAAGGACagggatggaagggagaggaCGATAGGGTAACGCTGCAAAAAGGACTGCCGGTAGGGTGGTGCATGGGAAAGGGGTTGCCCAAAGGTGGAGGTGTGCAAAGAAGGTTAGGTAGGGTAGTGTGGCAAGGGTGGCCGGCAGGGTAGCTTGG harbors:
- the LOC139760088 gene encoding zinc finger protein rotund-like isoform X13, giving the protein MSVMAEHMNNPHHEAMHYMWNGVERPFRAEHQSKMNATPDQHNSSSPMHKGHPNSLDERLDARSLDISHNMAPASLYARSNGSASSASPPTVSTPSMLIVPQPINAAKMPPTPPGIGQNPPNNGSARKYQCKMCPQGRLCKIPPRVDSPLRFEFIKSSSGACGEIFGSKADLQLHTQIHMREAKPYKCSQCSKAFANSSYLSQHTRIHLGIKPYRCEICQRKFTQLSHLQQHIRTHTGDKPYKCRHPGCNKAFSQLSNLQSHSRCHQTDKPYKCNSCYKCFADEASLLEHIPKHKESKHLKTHICQYCGKSYTQETYLQKHMQKHAERPDKRPSLSGHGLRQDNPYWPKPDTTALDSMDGRMSETCLQNSLDPTRHLASREHIDQRAEELRHTPAHMPASNMSYDAIATKTSSAFTPIQTSMLPISGGTQLSMAASSSQRYFPYDPISFPKTHTQMPSMDVKPNQFPNQLISLHQIRNYAHQPTMSSDLLLKDKGVTQ
- the LOC139760088 gene encoding zinc finger protein rotund-like isoform X12, producing the protein MVGFSHHPGEDKAALVWPPGGEGSHNKGAGVAGGVGGSSPPTSQQAAPQGLVHWMSVMAEHMNNPHHEAMHYMWNGVERPFRAEHQSKMNATPDQHNSSSPMHKGHPNSLDERLDARSLDISHNMAPASLYARSNGSASSASPPTVSTPSMLIVPQPINAAKMPPTPPGIGQNPPNNGSARKYQCKMCPQGRLCKIPPRVDSPLRFEFIKSSSGACGEIFGSKADLQLHTQIHMREAKPYKCSQCSKAFANSSYLSQHTRIHLGIKPYRCEICQRKFTQLSHLQQHIRTHTGDKPYKCRHPGCNKAFSQLSNLQSHSRCHQTDKPYKCNSCYKCFADEASLLEHIPKHKESKHLKTHICQYCGKSYTQETYLQKHMQKHAERPDKRPSLSGHGLRQDNPYWPKPDTTALDSMDGRMSETCLQNSLDPTRHLASREHIDQRAEELRHTPAHMPASNMSYDAIATKTSSAFTPIQTSMLPISGGTQLSMAASSSQRYFPYDPISFPKTHTQMPSMDVKPNQFPNQLISLHQIRNYAHQPTMSSDLLLKDKGVTQ
- the LOC139760088 gene encoding zinc finger protein rotund-like isoform X11 — its product is MVGFSHHPGEDKVCLQDVQRRGPAAALVWPPGGEGSHNKGAGVAGGVGGSSPPTSQQAAPQGLVHWMSVMAEHMNNPHHEAMHYMWNGVERPFRAEHQSKMNATPDQHNSSSPMHKGHPNSLDERLDARSLDISHNMAPASLYARSNGSASSASPPTVSTPSMLIVPQPINAAKMPPTPPGIGQNPPNNGSARKYQCKMCPQGRLCKIPPRVDSPLRFEFIKSSSGACGEIFGSKADLQLHTQIHMREAKPYKCSQCSKAFANSSYLSQHTRIHLGIKPYRCEICQRKFTQLSHLQQHIRTHTGDKPYKCRHPGCNKAFSQLSNLQSHSRCHQTDKPYKCNSCYKCFADEASLLEHIPKHKESKHLKTHICQYCGKSYTQETYLQKHMQKHAERPDKRPSLSGHGLRQDNPYWPKPDTTALDSMDGRMSETCLQNSLDPTRHLASREHIDQRAEELRHTPAHMPASNMSYDAIATKTSSAFTPIQTSMLPISGGTQLSMAASSSQRYFPYDPISFPKTHTQMPSMDVKPNQFPNQLISLHQIRNYAHQPTMSSDLLLKDKGVTQ
- the LOC139760088 gene encoding zinc finger protein rotund-like isoform X3, with the translated sequence MQCVCPCVRVSMAACVRACWVPGAAEEEPGSSRRRCLHRRPRRAARLSHVANRCRLHFALRFCQGSVEPLGARTPSLLGDGAGGVRRMSTRRGTFLELLQAALVWPPGGEGSHNKGAGVAGGVGGSSPPTSQQAAPQGLVHWMSVMAEHMNNPHHEAMHYMWNGVERPFRAEHQSKMNATPDQHNSSSPMHKGHPNSLDERLDARSLDISHNMAPASLYARSNGSASSASPPTVSTPSMLIVPQPINAAKMPPTPPGIGQNPPNNGSARKYQCKMCPQGRLCKIPPRVDSPLRFEFIKSSSGACGEIFGSKADLQLHTQIHMREAKPYKCSQCSKAFANSSYLSQHTRIHLGIKPYRCEICQRKFTQLSHLQQHIRTHTGDKPYKCRHPGCNKAFSQLSNLQSHSRCHQTDKPYKCNSCYKCFADEASLLEHIPKHKESKHLKTHICQYCGKSYTQETYLQKHMQKHAERPDKRPSLSGHGLRQDNPYWPKPDTTALDSMDGRMSETCLQNSLDPTRHLASREHIDQRAEELRHTPAHMPASNMSYDAIATKTSSAFTPIQTSMLPISGGTQLSMAASSSQRYFPYDPISFPKTHTQMPSMDVKPNQFPNQLISLHQIRNYAHQPTMSSDLLLKDKGVTQ